In Candidatus Methylomirabilota bacterium, a genomic segment contains:
- a CDS encoding serine hydrolase — protein MAPGGALAQRPDVKASLDVLSAWIEGQRAYSGLPGASLGVIHDQEMVWAAGFGWADTARRVPATAETHYRIASITKTFTATALLQLRDAGRLQLDDPLTKHLPWFAITTRHTDAPPITIRHLLTHTSGLPREAAFPYWTDFEFPTRERLRDGLTRQEGILATETQWKYSNLALALAGDVVEAASGEPYAAFVKAHILDPLGMKDTLVLAPAEDDPRLARGYGRRMPDGRRTPAPHVDTRGISAAANMTTSVVDLARFAMLQFRDGPAGGAQILRGSTLREMQRIHWLEPDWQAGWGLGFRIQRLNGKTSFGHGGSLPGYRTQLRIWPADKLAVIAMTNADDGDPMTLTERAQQYVGPPIAKATAKDDTRAPDPGWARYAGRYRSRWGDTQVLLVEDGLLLIDPTLPDPMLMAIRLHRVDGAAHTFRADAKDGYASHGEPVVFELGATGRARRMRVGQNYFDAVESW, from the coding sequence ATGGCCCCGGGTGGCGCGCTCGCCCAACGACCGGACGTGAAGGCCTCGCTCGACGTCCTGAGCGCGTGGATCGAGGGCCAGCGCGCCTACAGCGGGCTCCCCGGCGCGTCGCTGGGCGTGATCCACGACCAGGAGATGGTGTGGGCGGCGGGCTTCGGCTGGGCCGACACGGCGCGCCGCGTCCCCGCCACGGCGGAGACGCATTATCGCATCGCCTCCATCACGAAGACGTTCACCGCCACGGCGCTCCTGCAGCTCCGCGACGCGGGACGGCTGCAGCTCGACGATCCCCTCACCAAGCACCTTCCCTGGTTCGCCATCACCACGCGGCACACCGACGCCCCGCCCATCACGATCCGGCATCTCCTCACCCACACCTCCGGGCTGCCGCGCGAGGCCGCCTTCCCCTACTGGACCGACTTCGAGTTCCCCACGCGGGAGCGGCTGCGCGATGGGCTTACCCGCCAGGAGGGTATCCTCGCCACCGAGACGCAGTGGAAGTACTCGAATCTCGCCCTGGCACTCGCAGGCGACGTCGTCGAGGCGGCGTCGGGCGAGCCGTACGCCGCCTTCGTGAAAGCCCACATCCTCGACCCGCTGGGCATGAAGGACACGCTCGTGCTGGCGCCCGCGGAGGACGACCCGCGCCTGGCGCGCGGCTACGGGCGCCGCATGCCCGACGGCCGCCGCACGCCCGCCCCTCACGTGGACACGCGCGGGATCAGCGCCGCCGCCAACATGACTACCTCGGTGGTAGATCTCGCGCGCTTCGCCATGTTGCAATTCCGCGACGGGCCCGCGGGGGGCGCCCAGATCCTCCGCGGCAGCACCCTTCGGGAAATGCAGCGGATCCATTGGCTCGAGCCCGACTGGCAGGCGGGCTGGGGGCTCGGATTTCGGATTCAGCGTCTGAACGGCAAGACGAGCTTCGGCCACGGCGGCTCGCTGCCCGGTTATCGCACTCAGCTGCGGATCTGGCCCGCGGACAAGCTCGCGGTGATCGCGATGACCAATGCCGACGATGGCGACCCGATGACCCTCACCGAGCGCGCGCAGCAGTACGTCGGCCCGCCTATCGCCAAGGCCACCGCCAAGGACGACACGCGCGCGCCCGACCCGGGCTGGGCGCGCTATGCCGGTCGCTATCGCAGCCGCTGGGGCGATACTCAGGTGCTGCTCGTGGAGGATGGTCTCCTCCTCATCGACCCGACCCTGCCCGATCCCATGCTCATGGCCATTCGCCTCCACCGTGTGGACGGCGCGGCGCATACATTCCGCGCCGACGCCAAGGACGGCTACGCGAGCCACGGGGAGCCGGTCGTCTTCGAGCTGGGCGCGACCGGTCGCGCGCGGCGGATGCGCGTGGGCCAGAACTATTTCGACGCGGTCGAGAGCTGGTAG